Within Plectropomus leopardus isolate mb chromosome 23, YSFRI_Pleo_2.0, whole genome shotgun sequence, the genomic segment AGAAGCTCACGGTAagacagtttcattttttaaatgtgacttATGAGTATTTATACCATTTCCAGAATGAGGGGCTTGGCCAAaacctttttcaaaatatattgtgaaacatttgaaacatgCCATTGATTTTGGATTTTCAGAGTCTGGTGGATTATCTGTCAAGGCGAAGTCGCTGCCTGCATTGAGTAAAGGTCCACTATGACCAGGATTTTTCTCATCTTGTGATTATATCTGAAAGTGTTTCATAGCGTGAAATCTATTTATAGAAGTTGGGTTTAACATCTGATGTGCCACTAAGAGCATCAGTTATGCTTTGCTTGTCTTAAAgagttttaaaatataataaagtttatttgtatGATTCTACATGATTGTCCGTATAATTTTAATGTAgtctgtaaaattaaaaaattaaaaagtgaccAATGCCCATCAGAAGattcaaaatgaatttaatttgtttagtttggcttaaaaacatattttattttgattattttctcagtgtAGCATTACTTATGAAATGTATAGAGTCATATGTGTTTGAGATACAAATTGGTTGTTACTTTGAATGTAATTCAGTAAAAGATAAATTAGTCACAATTGATAGGttagttgtcaactatttttttaatcaccagtTAATTTGATTATGAATTATTCTGTTAAGAGTAATTTTTAAGGAAttaatgtgaatatttctgggatttttttgctCCTCTtcgacagtaaactgaatatctttggggtTTTGGACAAAGTTAGAGATTTGAGACAATCATCTGACTGTTGGAAACGCTaatatttttcaccattttctgatattttagaTTTGATTAATGATTAATCGAATGATAAATTGATTAACCTTTAGATTACTTTCTTGATTAatagataatgaaaataatctgtCGTTGCAGCCCTAGTGGCAAAGCACAGAGGAGTTTGAACTTTATCCCAGCAGACATGATCATGTGATTTTATTCTGGATAAATGTGCTCTTAAATGTAACATACACTTAGATTCAGTTTAGATCTCGCCACATTTAGGTTTTGACTTATAACATTTTTGTAGTAAATATTAGTcatgactttgtaaaaaaaaagtcaatgatattagcttttaagaaataaaagcaaattcaTCTTTCATGTAGAAGGGGggaaaaatgacagtaaatgcaaatataaattcCAGTAAACTTTATGTAGAAAGCACAGGATTCCAGGTTGGCTAgcaaataataatttcagcaagaaatacaaattttaaaaagtataaaatagcattGTGTTTGACATATAACTATATTAGATTTTGAATTCTGTTAGAATATATGAATTGAAACTCAGAGCGTAGAGCCGTAACGtatcactgctgctgctttgaatGTAGTGACTCCATCTCGACTTCCATGGGCTCCTCTCGATGTGAGTGCGCAGAGGGAGAGCTGGAGGACCTGGCTCTGGTTCTGCTGACAGAGGCCCGTTTGCAAGTGGGCTCTGGTTCCATGCGGGGGTAGAAAGGACCGACCAGCCAGTTGAGCGGCGTGTTGTTGACCAGATAATCCATGACGTTGTCTAGGGAATCTTTCATCTTGCCCAGCTGGACTCTGCTGCCGGTCAGCACGCTGTCTGGGAGATCTCTCAGTGTGTTAGCCTTGCTGAAGTTGGTGTAGACCTGAGTGGCGGAGTGGCTGAGGGACAGCGCCTCCTGCTGGATGTGGTTAGGGAGGCCCTGCAGGCTGGAGACGAGGACCAGACAAGTGGTCTGGAGCTGCTGGGTGAGGGAACGCGCCAGGGTCAAGGTGCGAGACTCGATGGCCTGAGTGGGAGGGATGAGCAGATGTTAATAAACCGACAAACTTTTAAACTGAAGAACCGTCAAGTCTTTGGGCTTGTTGGAAGGTATCGTCTATtttcaagtccaagtgaagtagCAGTTTGTTGGTATTAAAGTCCACCTGAAGGTGCAAGGCTTTTTGGATTTTGTGTAgttgagtctaaagtcatcagtGACTGGAGTCCACACCTCTGTCTCGTAGCATATTTGCGTTGTCATTTTCTTACCTCTGCCTCGTGACCATTCTCCTGGTTTGGACCGCTGGACTTCCACGCCACCAGGGAGTTCAGCTTGTCATTTACCATCCGGTTAGCGCCATCAATATTCTTTCTGCCATATTCaatctggaaaaacaaacactaaatgtTATCTGTCCATGATGAGAAGTAAAGGAAATCATATGCTTTTTATAATCCACTTTAGGGCTAAATACGAATAAACCTTTTGCTTCTTGGGTTACTAACATGTAGTTGTTAAAGTTTGTCCCCATGTCATGTTAAGAACCAGAGTCTATGGCAATAATCCTTGTTGTAGCTTGTAAGCTTGTCCAAAGTTCTGTTAAATGCTACTAATTCTTGAAAAAGTAGACCCACCAGGTCAACAGTGGAGTTCAGCTCAGAAATGAATTCCACGCTTCGCTGCTTTCCATCTTGGATTTTGGCTACAGCCCTGGTGTACGCCCGCTTTCGGAGTTTGGTGGAGAGGGAACCCAGGCGGACATAGTAGCTGGGCTCCTTGTTGTCAAAGCCTTTCACAGTTTTTGCCTCCAGCTCTGATATAGGGAAGGAAACATGAAAAGTCACATTAAAAATGAGGATGAACATCTGATTACCTTGAGTTTCGTTACGATTCTGTTGATGCTTTTATACTTAATCCTGATTAATTTTCGTAAGGTTTGAGGGGTGCTTGGTGTTTTTACTTTGATATAATAAGAGGATGGAGAAGACGCCTGCTCCACATTGCTTgtagttttaaatgttaaagtagCTGGAGGGGTTAAATCCATGGCAAATGGACTTTCACTGGTCAACGCCTTAAAACGGATCCATTTAAACTAACAGTGTACAGGATTGTTTGTGATTAAGTTCTGCATGCAACAGTTCACTCTAAACAAAGACTCCTTTAATGAAGGAGAAGAGCATAATCTGTTAAATCCTGTTTTCCTGGAAACTGTGCAAATCCATCGTTAACAACATACTTGAGCTGCCTGTTAATCACTGACCCTTGATACAgctttttacagaaaaacaagccTAATCTCACTGAcctttcttcctttcttgtTAGCTTTAGTCATTTAAACATcatttgaagcaaaaaaaaaagcaagctaaaataaatattacaaaatattgtTTGAGCTTTCACCACACCAgta encodes:
- the plin2 gene encoding perilipin-2, yielding MAAAAVMSNQNVVERVTSLPLVSSTYDMVSSVYTNTKDTHPYIRTVCEAAEQGVRTFTSVALTTASPIIDKLEPQIAIANDLACKGLDKIEKTLPILHQPSEQIVSSAKDVVTTAKDVYFGTVSGAKDTVSDTLTSVVEKTRGAVQEGMDKTRAVVSGSVSTVLESRVARLVSSGVDTALSTSESLVEQYLPLTEDELELEAKTVKGFDNKEPSYYVRLGSLSTKLRKRAYTRAVAKIQDGKQRSVEFISELNSTVDLIEYGRKNIDGANRMVNDKLNSLVAWKSSGPNQENGHEAEAIESRTLTLARSLTQQLQTTCLVLVSSLQGLPNHIQQEALSLSHSATQVYTNFSKANTLRDLPDSVLTGSRVQLGKMKDSLDNVMDYLVNNTPLNWLVGPFYPRMEPEPTCKRASVSRTRARSSSSPSAHSHREEPMEVEMESLHSKQQQ